From Xyrauchen texanus isolate HMW12.3.18 chromosome 12, RBS_HiC_50CHRs, whole genome shotgun sequence, one genomic window encodes:
- the nsmce1 gene encoding non-structural maintenance of chromosomes element 1 homolog translates to MSRPMGESHKRFLQTMMSNGIISASQAKALHKHCCETHGAHYTQDRLDEFIDVINAHLQPMFMHIRKGMSEEDGLQYYALVNITETDITRMASDYADNELELFRKTMDLIVDSESGSASSTDILNSADTLQTKKLKKKETEHVLNKFVQDKWLNEKHGEYTLSVRCLMEMEQYMRTIYQDLMKVCYVCHNIALQCQMCDSPTCGIKMHLPCVARYFKGRSDPHCPSCNDFWPHEIPEIQRPQSQSSQSQSSSAKENTAPTPSTSATRRSRRS, encoded by the exons ATGTCGCGACCAATGGGAGAAAGTCACAAGCGCTTCTTACAGACCATGATGAGCAATGGAATTATCAGTGCTTCACAGGCCAAAGCCCTACACAAACACTGTTGTGAGACCCATGGAG CACACTATACGCAAGATAGACTAGATGAATTCATTGATGTCATCAATGCTCATCTTCAGCCCATGTTTATGCACATCAGAAAGGGCATGTCTGAAGAGGACGGACTGCAGTATTATGCATTG gtaaacataacagAGACTGACATAACAAGAATGGCGTCTGATTATGCAGACAATGAACTGGAATTGTTCAGGAAAACG ATGGATCTGATCGTAGACTCTGAGAGCGGTTCTGCATCCTCCACCGATATTTTAAATAGTGCCGACACCCTCCAGACAAAGAAACTGAAGAAAAAAGAAACTGAGCATGTCTTAAACAAATTTGTCCAGGACAAATGGTtaaatgag AAACATGGTGAATACACTCTGAGTGTTCGCTGCCTCATGGAAATGGAGCAGTATATGCGTACAATCTACCAGGATCTCATGAAAGTGTGTTACGTGTGCCACAACATTGCCCTGCAG tGCCAAATGTGTGACAGTCCGACCTGTGGAATCAAGATGCACCTCCCGTGTGTTGCTAGATATTTTAAAGGACGAAGTGACCCTCATTGCCCCTCATGCAATGATTTCTGGCCTCATGAGATTCCAG AAATACAGCGTCCTCAGTCACAGAGTTCACAAAGTCAGTCTTCATCAGCCAAAGAGAACACGGCTCCCACACCATCCACATCAGCAACACGGCGTTCCAGAAGGTCCTAA